From a single Populus nigra chromosome 18, ddPopNigr1.1, whole genome shotgun sequence genomic region:
- the LOC133677891 gene encoding zinc finger A20 and AN1 domain-containing stress-associated protein 9-like, whose amino-acid sequence MDSINSSTPPLCAKGCGFFGSPENENFCSKCYKDYLKEGLIAEPFKKLSEPIVVTPSFDDNSPDVVTDETTSTTTAVASTSKVKNRCKCCNKKVGLMGFECRCGNTFCGVHRYPKEHSCTFDFKTLDQQNLAKQNPLVAGDKLGSRI is encoded by the coding sequence atggACTCGATAAACAGCTCAACTCCTCCTTTGTGTGCCAAGGGTTGCGGGTTCTTTGGTTCTCCAGAGAACGAGAATTTTTGTTCAAAGTGTTATAAAGACTATCTCAAAGAAGGGTTAATTGCTGAGCCTTTCAAGAAACTCTCTGAACCTATCGTAGTCACCCCATCTTTTGATGATAACAGCCCAGATGTTGTTACCGATGAAACAACTTCAACAACTACTGCTGTTGCATCCACTTCAAAAGTGAAGAATAGATGTAAATGCTGCAACAAGAAAGTTGGTTTGATGGGGTTCGAGTGCCGCTGTGGGAACACCTTCTGTGGGGTTCATCGATATCCTAAGGAGCACTCTTGTACTTTTGATTTCAAGACTCTTGATCAACAAAATTTGGCCAAGCAAAATCCACTTGTTGCAGGTGATAAACTTGGTTCCAGAATTTGA
- the LOC133678237 gene encoding protein TPX2-like isoform X1: protein MDIEMETEEEFVAVEPIWVRDVDGDDADFDIDYEFDASKCYDFSRQETELEAQESEFWFEIAPSYPPSPFAIKAKRRPSFASLEPAEISTDHNNYIGLESDNQIVQDIAKADAKSPVKSPRSKNSFMNPTASQLAKKNCWPENHCARLIRRFTKFSVQNEEKNSKGSSVIGNQATKRQKLESGYLRKVACLKHQALFQHKEPKKVDERPPFGRTKATIPREPILRTSYRAERHRSKLNLESDENAKPNASCAFKARPLNRKILRAPSFPLHRKSTPQQPDFQVFHLRTLERARTSERAATQRSSINNAANVSNSNPISQNGTTDSRSMILVKKLHPFHREKSNSTLKEKSEALDKFKPRCLNRKEPNSPTKRFRMNLTIESFSKLSLASEVHSNANAQTKLLLQYRGSKENAPGCLNL from the exons ATGGATATAGAAATGGAAACGGAAGAAGAATTCGTTGCTGTTGAACCAATCTGGGTCCGAGACGTTGATGGTGATGATGCTGATTTCGATATTGACTACGAGTTTGATGCTTCAAAATGTTATGATTTTTCGAGGCAAGAAACAGAATTGGAGGCTCAAGAATCTGAATTTTGGTTTGAAATTGCACCAAGTTATCCTCCTTCAC cttttgctATAAAGGCTAAACGGAGACCAAGTTTTGCTTCCTTGGAACCTGCAGAAATTTCAACAGatcataataattatatag GATTAGAATCTGATAATCAGATAGTTCAAGATATTGCAAAAGCTGATGCCAAGTCCCCAGTGAAGTCACCACGATCGAAAAATTCTTTTATGAATCCTACAGCAAGTCAGCTGGCCAAGAAAAATTGCTGGCCGGAAAATCATTGCGCTCGATTGATCAGAAG GTTTACCAAGTTCTCAGTgcaaaatgaagagaaaaattCAAAGGGCTCTTCTGTTATTGGAAACCAAGCTACCAAAAGGCAAAAGCTCGAGTCTGGTTACTTGCGCAAG GTTGCTTGTTTGAAGCATCAAGCACTCTTTCAGCACAAGGAACCGAAAAAG GTTGATGAAAGACCCCCATTTGGCAGAACAAAAGCCACAATTCCCAGAGAACCTATACTTAGAACATCTTATAGGGCAGAAAGACACAG GTCTAAGCTTAATTTAGAGTCTGATGAAAATGCGAAACCAAATGCTTCTTGTGCTTTTAAAGCAAGGCCATTGAACAGAAAA ATTCTCAGGGCTCCTTCATTCCCTCTTCATAGAAAAAGCACTCCACAACAGCCAGACTTTCAA GTTTTTCACCTGAGGACGTTGGAGAGAGCAAGGACATCGGAGAGGGCTGCTACGCAACGTTCATCTATTAATAAT GCAGCAAATGTATCTAATTCTAACCCTATTTCACAAAATGGAACCACAGACTCTAGAAG TATGATACTTGTTAAGAAGTTACATCCCTTTCACAGAGAAAAGTCCAATTCTACCTTGAAGGAGAAATCAGAAGCCcttgataaatttaaaccgCGCTGCCTTAATAGAAAG GAACCAAATTCTCCGACTAAGAGGTTTCGGATGAACCTCACGATAGAATCATTTAGTAAG CTCTCCCTGGCATCTGAAGTCCATTCTAATGCAAATGCTCAGACAAAATTGCTGTTGCAGTATAGG GGCTCAAAAGAGAATGCACCAGGCTGTTTGAACCTATAA
- the LOC133678237 gene encoding protein TPX2-like isoform X3, producing MDIEMETEEEFVAVEPIWVRDVDGDDADFDIDYEFDASKCYDFSRQETELEAQESEFWFEIAPSYPPSRLESDNQIVQDIAKADAKSPVKSPRSKNSFMNPTASQLAKKNCWPENHCARLIRRFTKFSVQNEEKNSKGSSVIGNQATKRQKLESGYLRKVACLKHQALFQHKEPKKVDERPPFGRTKATIPREPILRTSYRAERHRSKLNLESDENAKPNASCAFKARPLNRKILRAPSFPLHRKSTPQQPDFQVFHLRTLERARTSERAATQRSSINNAANVSNSNPISQNGTTDSRSMILVKKLHPFHREKSNSTLKEKSEALDKFKPRCLNRKEPNSPTKRFRMNLTIESFSKLSLASEVHSNANAQTKLLLQYRGSKENAPGCLNL from the exons ATGGATATAGAAATGGAAACGGAAGAAGAATTCGTTGCTGTTGAACCAATCTGGGTCCGAGACGTTGATGGTGATGATGCTGATTTCGATATTGACTACGAGTTTGATGCTTCAAAATGTTATGATTTTTCGAGGCAAGAAACAGAATTGGAGGCTCAAGAATCTGAATTTTGGTTTGAAATTGCACCAAGTTATCCTCCTTCAC GATTAGAATCTGATAATCAGATAGTTCAAGATATTGCAAAAGCTGATGCCAAGTCCCCAGTGAAGTCACCACGATCGAAAAATTCTTTTATGAATCCTACAGCAAGTCAGCTGGCCAAGAAAAATTGCTGGCCGGAAAATCATTGCGCTCGATTGATCAGAAG GTTTACCAAGTTCTCAGTgcaaaatgaagagaaaaattCAAAGGGCTCTTCTGTTATTGGAAACCAAGCTACCAAAAGGCAAAAGCTCGAGTCTGGTTACTTGCGCAAG GTTGCTTGTTTGAAGCATCAAGCACTCTTTCAGCACAAGGAACCGAAAAAG GTTGATGAAAGACCCCCATTTGGCAGAACAAAAGCCACAATTCCCAGAGAACCTATACTTAGAACATCTTATAGGGCAGAAAGACACAG GTCTAAGCTTAATTTAGAGTCTGATGAAAATGCGAAACCAAATGCTTCTTGTGCTTTTAAAGCAAGGCCATTGAACAGAAAA ATTCTCAGGGCTCCTTCATTCCCTCTTCATAGAAAAAGCACTCCACAACAGCCAGACTTTCAA GTTTTTCACCTGAGGACGTTGGAGAGAGCAAGGACATCGGAGAGGGCTGCTACGCAACGTTCATCTATTAATAAT GCAGCAAATGTATCTAATTCTAACCCTATTTCACAAAATGGAACCACAGACTCTAGAAG TATGATACTTGTTAAGAAGTTACATCCCTTTCACAGAGAAAAGTCCAATTCTACCTTGAAGGAGAAATCAGAAGCCcttgataaatttaaaccgCGCTGCCTTAATAGAAAG GAACCAAATTCTCCGACTAAGAGGTTTCGGATGAACCTCACGATAGAATCATTTAGTAAG CTCTCCCTGGCATCTGAAGTCCATTCTAATGCAAATGCTCAGACAAAATTGCTGTTGCAGTATAGG GGCTCAAAAGAGAATGCACCAGGCTGTTTGAACCTATAA
- the LOC133678237 gene encoding protein TPX2-like isoform X2 codes for MDIEMETEEEFVAVEPIWVRDVDGDDADFDIDYEFDASKCYDFSRQETELEAQESEFWFEIAPSYPPSPFAIKAKRRPSFASLEPAEISTDHNNYIGLESDNQIVQDIAKADAKSPVKSPRSKNSFMNPTASQLAKKNCWPENHCARLIRRFTKFSVQNEEKNSKGSSVIGNQATKRQKLESGYLRKVACLKHQALFQHKEPKKVDERPPFGRTKATIPREPILRTSYRAERHRSKLNLESDENAKPNASCAFKARPLNRKILRAPSFPLHRKSTPQQPDFQVFHLRTLERARTSERAATQRSSINNAANVSNSNPISQNGTTDSRREKSNSTLKEKSEALDKFKPRCLNRKEPNSPTKRFRMNLTIESFSKLSLASEVHSNANAQTKLLLQYRGSKENAPGCLNL; via the exons ATGGATATAGAAATGGAAACGGAAGAAGAATTCGTTGCTGTTGAACCAATCTGGGTCCGAGACGTTGATGGTGATGATGCTGATTTCGATATTGACTACGAGTTTGATGCTTCAAAATGTTATGATTTTTCGAGGCAAGAAACAGAATTGGAGGCTCAAGAATCTGAATTTTGGTTTGAAATTGCACCAAGTTATCCTCCTTCAC cttttgctATAAAGGCTAAACGGAGACCAAGTTTTGCTTCCTTGGAACCTGCAGAAATTTCAACAGatcataataattatatag GATTAGAATCTGATAATCAGATAGTTCAAGATATTGCAAAAGCTGATGCCAAGTCCCCAGTGAAGTCACCACGATCGAAAAATTCTTTTATGAATCCTACAGCAAGTCAGCTGGCCAAGAAAAATTGCTGGCCGGAAAATCATTGCGCTCGATTGATCAGAAG GTTTACCAAGTTCTCAGTgcaaaatgaagagaaaaattCAAAGGGCTCTTCTGTTATTGGAAACCAAGCTACCAAAAGGCAAAAGCTCGAGTCTGGTTACTTGCGCAAG GTTGCTTGTTTGAAGCATCAAGCACTCTTTCAGCACAAGGAACCGAAAAAG GTTGATGAAAGACCCCCATTTGGCAGAACAAAAGCCACAATTCCCAGAGAACCTATACTTAGAACATCTTATAGGGCAGAAAGACACAG GTCTAAGCTTAATTTAGAGTCTGATGAAAATGCGAAACCAAATGCTTCTTGTGCTTTTAAAGCAAGGCCATTGAACAGAAAA ATTCTCAGGGCTCCTTCATTCCCTCTTCATAGAAAAAGCACTCCACAACAGCCAGACTTTCAA GTTTTTCACCTGAGGACGTTGGAGAGAGCAAGGACATCGGAGAGGGCTGCTACGCAACGTTCATCTATTAATAAT GCAGCAAATGTATCTAATTCTAACCCTATTTCACAAAATGGAACCACAGACTCTAGAAG AGAAAAGTCCAATTCTACCTTGAAGGAGAAATCAGAAGCCcttgataaatttaaaccgCGCTGCCTTAATAGAAAG GAACCAAATTCTCCGACTAAGAGGTTTCGGATGAACCTCACGATAGAATCATTTAGTAAG CTCTCCCTGGCATCTGAAGTCCATTCTAATGCAAATGCTCAGACAAAATTGCTGTTGCAGTATAGG GGCTCAAAAGAGAATGCACCAGGCTGTTTGAACCTATAA
- the LOC133678236 gene encoding LRR receptor-like serine/threonine-protein kinase ERL1, translating into MKKMKLVVVFKHCLAMAVLLLLLMFPLVSPLNDEGKALMSIKESFSNVVNVLLDWDDVHNEDFCSWRGVFCDNASLSVVSLNLSNLNLGGEISPAIGDLRNLQSIDFQGNKLTGQIPEEIGNCASLFNLDLSDNLLYGDIPFSISKLKQLDTLNLKNNQLTGPIPSTLTQIPNLKTLDLAKNQLTGEIPRLIYWNEVLQYLGLRGNLLTGTLSEDMCQLTGLWYFDVRGNNLSGTIPSSIGNCTSFEILDISYNQISGEIPYNIGFLQVATLSLQGNSLTGKIPEVIGLMQALAVLDLSDNELVGPIPPILGNLSYTGKLYLHGNKLTGPIPPELGNMSKLSYLQLNDNQLVGRIPPELGMLEQLFELNLANNHLEGPIPNNISSCRALNQLNVYGNHLSGIIASGFKGLESLTYLNLSSNDFKGSIPIELGHIINLDTLDLSSNNFSGPIPASIGDLEHLLMLNLSRNHLHGRLPAEFGNLRSIQAIDMSFNNVTGSIPVELGQLQNIVTLILNNNDLQGEIPDQLTNCFSLANLNFSYNNLSGIVPPIRNLTRFPPDSFIGNPLLCGNWLGSVCGPYVLKSKVIFSRAAVVCITLGFITLLSMIVVVIYKSNQRKQLTMGSDKTLQGPPKLVVLHMDMAIHTFDDIMRSTENLSEKYIIGYGASSTVYKCVLKNSRPLAIKRLYNQYPYNLHEFETELETIGSIRHRNIVSLHGYALSPRGNLLFYDYMKNGSLWDLLHGSSKKVKLDWETRLKVAVGAAQGLAYLHHDCNPRIIHRDVKSSNILLDEDFEAHLSDFGIAKCIPTTKSHASTFVLGTIGYIDPEYARTSRLTEKSDVYSFGIVLLELLTGKKAVDNESNLQQLILSRADDNTVMEAVDPEVSVTCMDLTHVKKSFQLALLCTKRHPSERPTMQDVSRVLVSFLPALPTKASLLPKPIDYAKFVIDKGQQQPIINQQQPSQENNSSDAQWFVRFKEVVSKNTL; encoded by the exons atgaaaaaaatgaagctaGTAGTGGTTTTCAAGCACTGTTTAGCAATGGCGGTGCTGCTTCTGCTTCTCATGTTTCCTCTTGTTTCCCCACTTAACGACGAGG GGAAAGCATTGATGTCTATTAAGGAATCATTTAGCAATGTGGTGAATGTGCTTCTTGACTGGGATGATGTGCACAATGAAGATTTTTGTTCTTGGCGTGGTGTGTTTTGTGACAATGCCAGCCTCTCCGTTGTTTCTCT TAACCTGTCCAATTTGAACCTTGGTGGTGAAATTTCTCCTGCCATTGGAGATTTGAGAAACTTGCAATCCAT AGACTTTCAAGGGAATAAGTTGACTGGTCAAATTCCAGAAGAGATCGGCAATTGTGCTTCATTATTCAATCT GGATCTTTCTGATAACTTGCTTTATGGTGACATTCCCTTCTCTATTTCCAAGTTGAAGCAACTTGATACCCT AAATTTGAAGAACAACCAGCTTACTGGTCCTATTCCTTCAACTTTAACCCAAATTCCAAATCTGAAGACACT TGACCTTGCTAAAAACCAGCTGACCGGTGAGATACCAAGACTGATCTACTGGAATGAAGTCTTACAGTACCT CGGATTACGTGGCAATTTGTTGACTGGAACACTGTCAGAAGATATGTGTCAGTTGACTGGCTTGTGGTATTT TGATGTGAGAGGAAATAACCTATCTGGCACAATTCCTAGTAGCATCGGCAACTGTACCAGCTTTGAGATACT GGATATATCATACAATCAGATCAGTGGGGAGATACCATACAACATTGGCTTCTTGCAAGTGGCTACTCT GTCCCTTCAAGGTAATAGTCTCACCGGGAAGATTCCAGAAGTGATTGGTTTAATGCAGGCCTTGGCTGTTTT gGATTTGAGTGACAATGAGCTAGTTGGACCAATTCCCCCTATACTTGGCAATTTGTCGTACACTGGGAAACT GTATCTTCATGGCAACAAGCTTACAGGACCAATTCCACCCGAGCTTGGAAACATGTCAAAGCTAAGCTACTT gcAATTGAATGACAACCAGCTGGTTGGAAGAATTCCTCCTGAACTTGGAATGCTCGAACAGTTGTTTGAATT GAATCTTGCTAACAACCATCTTGAAGGCCCCATTCCGAACAATATCAGTTCTTGCAGGGCTTTGAACCAATT AAATGTATATGGTAATCACTTGAGTGGAATCATAGCTTCAGGTTTCAAGGGTCTTGAAAGTCTGACTTACCT AAATCTTTCTTCAAACGATTTCAAAGGCAGTATTCCTATTGAGCTGGGACACATTATCAATTTGGATACATT GGATCTCTCCAGCAATAACTTTTCAGGGCCCATTCCAGCTTCTATTGGTGATCTGGAGCACCTTCTCATGTT GAATTTGAGCAGGAATCATCTTCATGGAAGGTTGCCAGCTGAATTTGGGAATCTAAGAAGCATACAAGCTAT AGACATGTCTTTCAACAATGTGACTGGTAGCATTCCAGTGGAATTGGGGCAGTTGCAAAACATTGTTACTCT GATCCTGAACAACAATGACTTGCAAGGAGAAATCCCTGATCAACTTACCAATTGTTTCAGCCTTGCCAATTT GAATTTCTCATACAACAATTTGTCAGGAATTGTGCCACCTATTAGAAACCTGACAAGGTTTCCGCCAGACAG TTTTATTGGAAATCCTTTGTTGTGTGGCAACTGGTTGGGATCAGTATGTGGCCCTTATGTCCTGAAGTCCAAAG TGATCTTCTCTAGGGCTGCAGTTGTCTGTATCACGTTGGGATTCATAACATTATTGTCCATGATTGTTGTTGTGATTTACAAATCCAATCAACGGAAACAATTGACAATGGGATCTGACAAAACCCTACAAG GTCCTCCCAAGCTTGTAGTCCTTCACATGGACATGGCTATTCACACCTTCGATGACATAATGAGGAGCACTGAGAATTTAAGTGAGAAGTATATTATAGGTTATGGTGCATCTAGCACAGTATACAAGTGTGTGTTGAAAAATTCCCGACCACTTGCAATTAAGCGACTCTACAATCAGTACCCATACAACTTGCATGAGTTTGAAACTGAACTTGAGACCATTGGAAGCATCAGACACCGGAATATAGTCAGCTTACATGGTTATGCACTATCTCCTCGTGGGAACCTTCTCTTCTATGACTATATGAAGAATGGTTCTCTGTGGGATCTTCTTCATG GATCATCCAAAAAGGTTAAGCTTGACTGGGAAACACGATTGAAAGTAGCAGTTGGTGCTGCTCAAGGACTTGCTTATCTTCACCATGATTGCAACCCTCGGATTATCCACAGGGATGTGAAGTCCTCAAATATCTTGCTGGATGAGGATTTTGAAGCTCACTTGTCTGATTTTGGAATAGCTAAATGCATCCCAACTACAAAATCTCATGCCTCAACTTTTGTCCTGGGGACCATTGGCTACATTGATCCAGAGTATGCCCGGACATCGCGGCTAACTgaaaaatcagatgtttatagtTTTGGCATTGTTCTCTTGGAGCTTCTAACTGGGAAAAAGGCTGTGGATAATGAGTCTAATTTGCAGCAACTG ATTTTATCCAGGGCTGATGACAACACTGTAATGGAGGCTGTTGACCCAGAGGTTTCCGTTACATGCATGGATTTGACGCATGTAAAGAAGAGTTTCCAACTTGCATTACTGTGCACCAAGCGCCATCCTTCAGAGAGACCAACAATGCAGGATGTGTCCAGGGTCTTGGTTTCATTTCTTCCAGCTCTTCCTACAAAAGCTTCTCTTCTTCCAAAGCCTATTGACTATGCCAAATTTGTCATCGACAAAGGACAGCAGCAGCCAATAATTAACCAGCAGCAACCTTCGCAGGAAAACAACTCTTCTGATGCACAGTGGTTCGTGAGGTTCAAAGAAGTTGTATCAAAGAACACTCTTTAA